Within Methanomassiliicoccales archaeon, the genomic segment TCAAGACAGACGGTTCCAAGGAACTGCTAGGCGAGTCCACCGATCTCACCATAAACGGTTCTTCCGCGAGCCTCCTCGTGCCTGATCAGTCTGGCATCATTACATGGTCCTGGACTCCAGGAGGCAAGGGTAACTTCACCATATATGTTGAGGTTGAGGCACTTCGTGAGATCAACAAGCAGGACAACCACGACACCATTAGCATCGATGTTCAAGAGGCTGCTTGGAAGGCCGCCGCCATCTACGGAGGTGTCTTTGCGGTCATCGTGGTCATCATCGTCCTCTTCTACATGAGGAAGCGCCTGCCATGGGGAGCGAGCAAGGCTCCAGCCAAGACTCGCAAGTCCAAGAAGTAGTAACAAACCACTTACACAACTCTTTTATTTTCTTATTTCCCTCCTTTCATTCAATGTTCTGGCGCCTATTAGATACTGATAAAGCAGCTCCGGCGTATACCGCGGCCTGCGATGAAGCAATCGTCAAGGCCAGGCAGAAGAAACTCGTGCCTGATACTCTGCATCTTTACAGGAGAGACAGGCCCACTATATCGTTAGGCTACTTCGAGAGAATTGACGAAGCCGTCAACCTCGAAGCAGTGGAAAAGAGGGGCGTTCAACTGGTCCGCCGCTTCTCCGGTGGCAGCGCCATATATACTGATCAAAATCAGATCATCTATGCAGTGGTGATGAGACGTGATCTTCTACCAGAAGACCCAAATGAGATCTATGAGATCATCTGCTCCGCCCTCATACGGGCAATGGACAAGATGGGTCTGGACGCCGAATTCAAGCCGGTGAACGATGTCCTTATCAGAGGAAAGAAGGTGTCTGGAAGCGCCCAGAAGTTGGAGAAGGACGTGGTGATCCAACACGGGACGGTGATAGTGGATTGTGACTTCGATATGATGTTCGACGTCCTCAGGACGGGGGATAAGAAAGTGCGCTCCCAGGAGGGTATGACCTCCATCTCAAAGGAGCTGGGGAGAAAGGTATCCATGGAAGAGGTGAAGACCGCATTGATCCAGGGCTTCGAGGAGACCCTCAGCGTGAGTGTCAGAAAGGGGTCTCTTACCCACTATGAAGAAAAGTGCATCAAGCGCCTCATAGAGACCAAGTACGGTAATGATGAATACACTCAGCTGAGGTAACTAGAAATCCGCAGATTCCAGGTCGAGCAGTGCGAACTTGCGGTCGTCCATCAGGAATCCAAGTTTGGCATGGAGCATGATGGACTCACGGTTGTCCAAGGTCACCGAGCTGAGAACCGCATCGGCTCCCTTCTCCTTCGACTCCTGGACCAATTTTCTAATCAGCAGCACCGCGATTCCCTGTCTGCGGTAATCCGGATGAACGCCCATATTCTCTATCCATATCACCTTCTTGAGGCTCTGAACGTACCTCATCTGCTGGGCAAAGATGAACCCTACAACCATGCCATCCTCTCTGGC encodes:
- a CDS encoding lipoate--protein ligase family protein gives rise to the protein MFWRLLDTDKAAPAYTAACDEAIVKARQKKLVPDTLHLYRRDRPTISLGYFERIDEAVNLEAVEKRGVQLVRRFSGGSAIYTDQNQIIYAVVMRRDLLPEDPNEIYEIICSALIRAMDKMGLDAEFKPVNDVLIRGKKVSGSAQKLEKDVVIQHGTVIVDCDFDMMFDVLRTGDKKVRSQEGMTSISKELGRKVSMEEVKTALIQGFEETLSVSVRKGSLTHYEEKCIKRLIETKYGNDEYTQLR
- a CDS encoding GNAT family N-acetyltransferase, which gives rise to MVEISEIREDDKAELRRLELRLFKEYLNRSKAISWEDLSQDLIDQLGASSEDAFDFYMNGGLSFIAREDGMVVGFIFAQQMRYVQSLKKVIWIENMGVHPDYRRQGIAVLLIRKLVQESKEKGADAVLSSVTLDNRESIMLHAKLGFLMDDRKFALLDLESADF